The DNA window GGTCGCGGCCGGCCTGCTGGAGGCCGTGCCCTTCGCCCGTACGCTCGGCTTCGAGATCGTCGAGGTGGCCCCGGAGGCGGAGGGCGGGGTGCGGGCCGTGGTCCGGCTCCCCGACTCGCCCGCCGTCCACAACCACGTCGGCGGCCCGCACGCCGGGGCGATGTTCACCCTCGGCGAGACGGCCTCCGGCACGGTGGTGATGGCCGCCTTCGGGCAGCTGCTCGACCGGGCCGTGCCGCTGGCGGTGCGGGCGGACATCGCGTACCGGAAGCTGGCGATGGGGCCGGTGCGGGCCACCGCGCGCCTGGGCCGGCCGGCGCCCGAGGTGATCGCGGAACTGGAGGCCGGCCAGCGGCCCGAGTTCCCGGTCGAGGTGGAGATCGCCACCGAGGACGGCACGCCGACGGGCGCGAT is part of the Micromonospora olivasterospora genome and encodes:
- a CDS encoding DUF4442 domain-containing protein, which codes for MTIDSRQVAAGLLEAVPFARTLGFEIVEVAPEAEGGVRAVVRLPDSPAVHNHVGGPHAGAMFTLGETASGTVVMAAFGQLLDRAVPLAVRADIAYRKLAMGPVRATARLGRPAPEVIAELEAGQRPEFPVEVEIATEDGTPTGAMTVVWTLRPNR